The genomic stretch CCGAGTCCGCGTAGAACCGGGAAAGAGAGGAGCCCGCGTCTTGAGGCGCGGGCTCCTCTCTTTTGTTGTTATCATCGCTCGGCGCCGAGTCGAGCGTTACTGAGTGCTCGGCACCGTCAACTCGGTGCCTGATACCCGGCACCCCTGGGTGTCTGGCACCGCTCGATTCGGTGCCGAGCATCGCAGTTCTCCCTCTCCCTACCCTCCCCCGAGGGGGAGGGAGCTAAGGAAGAACGAACCCTAATGGGGACGGCTCCGAGTAGCCCTGATTAGTCCCTCGTGATCCTCAGCTTCGCCTGGTCCCGGTGGCGAGCGACGGCGAGCTTCAGGAGCTCGTCGACGAGCTTCGGGAACGCCAGGCCCGACTCGGCCCAGAGCTTGGGGAACTGGCTGATGGAGGTGAAGCCGGGGATGGTGTTGACCTCGTTGAAGTAGAAGCGCCCCGTGCGCTTGTCGAGGAAGAAGTCGACCCGGGCCATGCCGAAGCCGCAGACCGCGTCGAAGGCCCTGCGCGAGAGCGCGCGGACCGTCTCCGCCGCGCTCTTCGAGAGCTTCGCGGGGATGATGAGCTCGGCGCCGTCGGGATCGAGGTACTTGGCCTCGTAGGAGTAGAACTCGGCGTTCGGCCGGATCTCGCCGACCGTCTTCGCCACCCGCGTCCGCCGTCCCTCGCCGATGACCGCGCATTCAATCTCGCGCGCCGACACGCCCTGCTCCACGAGCACCTCGGAGTCGAAGCGGAAGGCCTTGCGCACCGCCGCGGCGAGCTCCGAGGACTTCTTGACCTTGTAGACGCCCACCGACGAGCCCAGGCGCGAGGGCTTCACGAAGACCGGGAGCTTGAGCCGCCGCGCGGCGACGAGGTCGCGGGGGTCCTTGAGCAGCGCGTAGGGCACCTGCGGCAGGCCCGCCCGCGCGGCCAGGACCTTCGTGACCGCCTTGTCCATGCCGGCGGAGGAGCCCAGCACCCCGCAGCCGACGTAGGGGAGCCCGACGATCTCGAGGTGCCCCTGCATCGTGCCGTCCTCCCCGAAGGGGCCGTGGAGGACCGGAAAGGCGACGTCGGGGTAGAAGCGGCGCGCGCCGGCGACGAGGGCGGGGCGGGGCCCCGGCTCGAGGCGGGCGGCGACGCGCTCGAAGGGGAAGCGCGCGGGCTTCTTGTGCGCGAGGTACTCCTTCACGCGGCGCTGATGCCACCAGCGGCCCTGCGGGTCGATCCAGACGAGGATCGGCTGATGACGGCCGAGGTTCCGCAGCACGGACTGCGCCGAGACGCAGGAGACCTCGCGCTCGGCCGAGCGCCCGCCGAAGAGGACGAGTACGCGCATCAGAACACCCCCCGCGCCTGATACCAGTACGAACCCTTCATCATCTTATGGACGCAGTCGACGAAGACGATGACCCGGTGCTCGTTGTAGACGTAGCCCCAGCCGCCGGTGTCCTTCAGCCGGGTCCCGTCGATCTGGTCGTCGAGGATGATGGCGGCGGGATAGTAGCGGACCGCGGCGTTGTCCCGGTGCCCGCGCAGGCCGAGTTCGACCTCGGGGATCTCGGCGAGGAACTTGGGCACGAGCTCGTCGAGCGTCTTGGGGACGCGCTTCTCGGCCTTGATGAAGTCGTCGAGGCTGCGCTCGATGGCGGCCAAGCGGGAGAGGGTGTGGCTCTCGACGCTCAGGCGCTCCGAGCGCCGGACCTCGTCGGAGCCCTCGCGCGACACCGACTCCTCCCGCAGGCCCATCGACGAGCACCCGGAGAGGGCGAGCGCGGCGGCCCACAGGCCCCAGACCGCGACGCAGACGAACCCCTTGCGAAGGACGTTCCGGTCGAACATGGCGTTCATTGTACCTCCTCAATAGCGGCTCCGCCCAGCACCTCGTCGCCGCGGCAGAAGGCCGCGGTCTGCCCGGGGCAGACCGCGCGCTCCCCCGCCGACAGCTCGACGCGCATGCGCCCGCCGTCCAGCGCGACGAGGACGGCGTCGAGCACGCGGCCGCGGTGGCGCACGCGGACCCCGGCCGGCCCGGCGACCGGCGCGCGCGTCCAGGACGCCGGGCCGGTCGTGAAGACCTTCTTGAGCGTCTCCTCGGCGGTGCCGACGAGCAGCGTGTTCGTCGTCCCGTCGAGGCCCGCCACGTAGAGCGGCTTCTTCGAGCTCAGGCCCAGACCGCGCCGCTGGCCGATCGTATACGCGGGCAGGCCGCGGTGGCGGCCGAGGAGCCGGCCCTGCAGGTCGCGGATCTCCCCCTCCTGGAAGGCGCCGTCGCCGCGGCGGGCGCGCAGGAAGGTGCGGTAGTCCCCGCCGGGCACGAAGCAGATCTCCATGCTCTCCGCGTGGTCGGCGTTGGCGAGGCCGAGCGACCGGGCCTTCGCGCGGACCTCCTCCTTCGAGAGCGCTCCGACCGGGAACAGCGCCCGGGAGAGCTCCCGCACTCCCAGCCGGCAGAGGAAATAGCTCTGGTCCTTCTCCGGGTCCGCCCCGCGCAGGAGCCGGACCCCGTCCTCTCCCCGCTCGAGCCGGGCGTAGTGGCCGGTAGCCAGATAGTCCGCCTTCCAGGCCGCGCAGAGTTCGAGCAGCCGGCCGAACTTGAGCGTCCGGTTGCACTCCACGCAGGGGTTGGGGGTGCGCTGACGCAGGTACTCGTCGATGAAGGGCGCGACGACGGTGCTCTCGAAGCACTCCGCGAGGTCGACGACATAGTGCGCGAGCCCGAGCTTCTCGCAGGCGCGGCGGGCCTCGAGGAGGTCGCTGGGCGCGCCGCAGCAGCCGGAGCCCGACGCGAGGGCGCCTCCGAGCTTCGCGGTGACGCCGAAGACCTCGTGCCCGGCCTCGAGGCAGAGCGCGGCCGCGACCGCGGAATCGACGCCCCCGCTCATCGCCACGGCCACCCGGCTCATGCGCGGCTGCTCCTCAGGCGCTCGACGGCGCCGGGCAGGACCTCGAGGACGCGCGCGACGTCGGCGGCCGTCGAGCCCCAGCCCAGCGAGAGGCGCAGCGCGCCGCGCGCGAGCGGGGAGGGGACCCCCATGGCTTCGAGGACGTGCGAGACCCTCGCCAGCCCGCCCGCGCAGGCCGAGCCGCTCGAGGCGCAGACGCCCTCGAGGTCGAGCGCGATGACGAGGTCGTGGCCGTCGAGGCCTTCGAAGCAGAAATGGCAGGTGTTGGACAGGCGCGCGGCGGCGCGGCTCATGCGCCGGGAGCCCGGGACGCGCGCGAGGCCCTCCTCGAGCCGGTCGCGCAGCGCCTCCAGCTCGCGCGCGTGCGGCGCCAGACCTTCGCCCGCGAGCCGGGCCGCGGCGCCGAGCCCGACGATCCCGGCGACGTTCTCGGTCCCTCCGCGCCGGTTGCGCTCCTGGTGGCCGGCGACGACCGGGACGAGCGCGGTCCCCTGGCGCGCGTAGAGCGCGCCGACGCCCTTGGGCGCGTTGAACTTGTGGCCGGAGAGCGACAGGAGGTCGACCCCGAGGGCCTGGACGTCCACGGGGACCTTGCCGACCGCCTGGACCGCGTCGGTGTGCGACGGGATCCCGCGTTCGCGGCAGAGGCGGGCCAGCTCGGCGACCGGCTGCAGGGTCCCGACCTCGTTGTTGGCGAGCATGACCGAGACGAGCGCGGTGTCGGGCCGCAGCGCGGCGAGGACCTCCGCGGGCTCGACCCGGCCTTCCCCGTCGACCTCGACCGCGACGACCTCGAAGCCGCGCCCCTCGAGGAGCGCGCCGAGGCCGCGGTGCGCCTCGTGCTCGACGCGCGTGGTCACGACGCGGCGCTTCGCGCCGCCGGACGCCAGCCGGGCGCCCTCGGCCGCGCCCAGCACGGCCAGGGCGAGGGCTTCCGAGCCGCCCGAGGTGAAGACGAGCTCCTCGGGCTTCGAAGCGTTCAGGAGGCGGGCGACGGCCGCGCGCGCCTCTTCGACCGCGCGGCGCGCGCGCTGGCCGAAGGAGTGGACGCTGCTGGGGTTGCCGTAGAGGTCCCGCAGCCAGGGGAGCATGGCTTCCAGGACCTCGGGACGGACGGGGGTCGTGGCGTTGTGGTCGAGGTAGACGACCGGCGTCATGGTCCGCCGAAGAAGCTCTTGAGCAGGTCCTCGTCGCCCTTCGCCGCCGGCTTGTCGCCCTCCGGCGGCTTCGCGCCGGGGAGCTCCTTCGACTTGGCGGCCTTCTTCCCCTCGATGGGCTGGACGATGAGCTTGCGCACGCCCTCGGCGAAGATGAGCTGGCCGCTCTTCTGGTCGAAATAGAGCCGGAAGGGGGATTCCTTCAGCTGGGGGGAGTACGCCTTGCCGAGGTTGTCGCGCTCCTGCTCCCAGCCCGGGTTGTAGACGAGCTTGCCGCGCACGTCGATGCGGTTCTTGACGATGGGGAGACTGAAGCGGATGCGGTAGACGCCGTTGGAATCGCTGACGCCGGCGTCGAAAGAGGAGGTCTGGAACGCGGCCTGGCTCTTCTCGACGAACTTCTCCTCGCCTTCGGCCGTCGCGCGCACGACGACGCCCTGGATGGGGTTGTCCTCGTAGTCCGTGACGACGCCGACGACGTAGCCCTCGAGGAAGTTGGACTTCTGCGGCATGGAGACGAAGAGCATCTCCTTGGCGCCGGTGAGGCGGTCGACGATGACCGTGGAGGCGATGCGCCCCTCCGCGAAATCCTGGAGGACGACCTTCTTCCCCCCCTTGTTGCCTCCCACGGTGAGGAAGGCGCAGCCGGAGAGCGTGAGCGCGAGCGCGGGCGCGAGGAGGCGTCTCATGGGTTGTTCTCCTGGACGGCCGCGGCGGGGGCCGGCTCTCCGGCGGGCGGCGCGGCGGCCGTGGGCGTCGCGCCCGCCGCCGAGATCTCCGCGACGGGGGTCCCGGCGGGAGCGATGGGCACGCCGGCCACGGGGGCCGTCGAGGCGTGGCCCGGGAGCGTCTGGGCGCGCGGGACGACCGTCTTCACGAAGAAGACGACGCGGCGGTTGCGCGCGCGATTGGCCGCCGTGTCGTTGGGCGCGACGGGGCGGAACTCCCCATAGCCCATCGCCGCCATCGCCAGCGGCGAGAAGCCCCTCTGCCGGATGAAATAGTCGACGACCTCGGTGGCGCGGGCCGAAGAGAGCTCCCAGTTGGAGGCGAAGTACTCGTCGTTGATGGGGATGTTGTCGGTGTGTCCCTCGACGACGATCTCGTACTTCTGGGAGAGGTCCTTGAGCTTGGGGGCGATCTTGTCGAGCAGGGCGGCCATGCCCGGGGTGATGTCCGCCTTGCCGCTGTTGAAGAAGGCGATGTCCCCGTTCTCCTCGATGCTGATCTTCAGCCCTTCCCGGTCGATCTTCACCTCGCCGGCGACCTTCTGCTCCTTCATGACCTCCTTGACCTCCTGGGCCGCCTGCTGGACGCCCTTGTTGAGGGAGGCCGAGAGGGCATAGAGGATGATGAAGAAGCAGACGAGCTCGGTCATGAGGTCCGCGTAGTTGACCAGCCACGGCGGCGCCGGATGGCCGATCTGGCAGACCTTCGGGTCGCTCTCGTCGATGAAGCCTTTGGGGGCCTTGATCGGCATCCGCTATTTCCCCGCCTCCGGCGGCGCCTCGGGGACCGCCTCTTCCTGCCCCTTGACGAGCACGCGCTGGGAGGGCTCGAGGTACGCCTTGAGGTTGGCCTCGACGACGCTGGGCGTGGCGCCGCTCTGCAGGAGCAGCACGCCCCGGATGACGATCTCCTTGACGAGCAGCTCCTCCTCGGAGCGGCGGCGCAGCTTGCCGCCCATGGGGAGGAAGAGGAGGTAGCCCGAGGCCAGCCCGTAGAAGGCGGCGGCGAGCGCGAGCGCCATCCGGCGCGGCACGGCCGCGATGTCGTCGATCGAGTTCAGCATCAGCACCATGCCCATGACCGTGCCGATGATGCCGAAGGCCGGGGAGTAGGTC from Elusimicrobiota bacterium encodes the following:
- a CDS encoding OmpA family protein, whose translation is MPIKAPKGFIDESDPKVCQIGHPAPPWLVNYADLMTELVCFFIILYALSASLNKGVQQAAQEVKEVMKEQKVAGEVKIDREGLKISIEENGDIAFFNSGKADITPGMAALLDKIAPKLKDLSQKYEIVVEGHTDNIPINDEYFASNWELSSARATEVVDYFIRQRGFSPLAMAAMGYGEFRPVAPNDTAANRARNRRVVFFVKTVVPRAQTLPGHASTAPVAGVPIAPAGTPVAEISAAGATPTAAAPPAGEPAPAAAVQENNP
- a CDS encoding aminotransferase class V-fold PLP-dependent enzyme gives rise to the protein MTPVVYLDHNATTPVRPEVLEAMLPWLRDLYGNPSSVHSFGQRARRAVEEARAAVARLLNASKPEELVFTSGGSEALALAVLGAAEGARLASGGAKRRVVTTRVEHEAHRGLGALLEGRGFEVVAVEVDGEGRVEPAEVLAALRPDTALVSVMLANNEVGTLQPVAELARLCRERGIPSHTDAVQAVGKVPVDVQALGVDLLSLSGHKFNAPKGVGALYARQGTALVPVVAGHQERNRRGGTENVAGIVGLGAAARLAGEGLAPHARELEALRDRLEEGLARVPGSRRMSRAAARLSNTCHFCFEGLDGHDLVIALDLEGVCASSGSACAGGLARVSHVLEAMGVPSPLARGALRLSLGWGSTAADVARVLEVLPGAVERLRSSRA
- the mnmA gene encoding tRNA 2-thiouridine(34) synthase MnmA encodes the protein MSRVAVAMSGGVDSAVAAALCLEAGHEVFGVTAKLGGALASGSGCCGAPSDLLEARRACEKLGLAHYVVDLAECFESTVVAPFIDEYLRQRTPNPCVECNRTLKFGRLLELCAAWKADYLATGHYARLERGEDGVRLLRGADPEKDQSYFLCRLGVRELSRALFPVGALSKEEVRAKARSLGLANADHAESMEICFVPGGDYRTFLRARRGDGAFQEGEIRDLQGRLLGRHRGLPAYTIGQRRGLGLSSKKPLYVAGLDGTTNTLLVGTAEETLKKVFTTGPASWTRAPVAGPAGVRVRHRGRVLDAVLVALDGGRMRVELSAGERAVCPGQTAAFCRGDEVLGGAAIEEVQ
- a CDS encoding D-alanine--D-alanine ligase family protein, yielding MRVLVLFGGRSAEREVSCVSAQSVLRNLGRHQPILVWIDPQGRWWHQRRVKEYLAHKKPARFPFERVAARLEPGPRPALVAGARRFYPDVAFPVLHGPFGEDGTMQGHLEIVGLPYVGCGVLGSSAGMDKAVTKVLAARAGLPQVPYALLKDPRDLVAARRLKLPVFVKPSRLGSSVGVYKVKKSSELAAAVRKAFRFDSEVLVEQGVSAREIECAVIGEGRRTRVAKTVGEIRPNAEFYSYEAKYLDPDGAELIIPAKLSKSAAETVRALSRRAFDAVCGFGMARVDFFLDKRTGRFYFNEVNTIPGFTSISQFPKLWAESGLAFPKLVDELLKLAVARHRDQAKLRITRD